One genomic window of Flexivirga oryzae includes the following:
- a CDS encoding sulfite exporter TauE/SafE family protein, with protein MSGVLSFDALQLLIVAFGVGIAVGLTGMGGGALMTPALVFLGIPPTSAVANDLVSAAITKSVGAAVHLRNGSPNKQLIKWLVLGSVPMALVGSLIVKLIGPSGDQQKFLKAAIGCALLLTATTYVVRMYLNLVRQATGRRRTEQNPTIRPLATLAIGALGGLLVGITSVGSGSLIMVGMLLLYPTMSSLRLVGTDLLQAIPLVVAAAIGHILITGVDWSVLIPLMIGGSLGTALGARLASLVNQSVIRRGIVMVLTLTGLGMLGVDPTWVGILGAGMVILGPVVWGAIRRQHGLPAFDHLGSATSGDDD; from the coding sequence ATGAGCGGAGTTCTCAGTTTCGACGCGCTGCAGCTGCTGATCGTCGCCTTCGGTGTCGGCATCGCCGTCGGCCTGACCGGCATGGGCGGTGGCGCCCTGATGACACCCGCCCTGGTCTTCCTCGGCATACCTCCGACGTCGGCGGTCGCCAACGACCTGGTGTCGGCCGCCATCACCAAGTCCGTCGGCGCCGCGGTGCACCTGCGCAACGGATCCCCCAACAAGCAACTGATCAAGTGGCTGGTCCTGGGCTCGGTACCGATGGCACTCGTCGGGTCGCTCATCGTCAAGCTCATCGGGCCGTCCGGCGACCAGCAGAAGTTCCTCAAGGCCGCCATCGGGTGCGCCCTGCTGCTCACCGCCACGACCTACGTGGTGCGGATGTACCTCAACCTGGTCCGGCAGGCGACCGGGCGGCGGCGGACGGAGCAGAACCCGACCATCCGGCCGCTGGCGACGCTGGCGATCGGCGCCCTCGGGGGTCTGCTCGTCGGCATCACCAGCGTCGGGTCCGGGTCGCTGATCATGGTGGGGATGCTGCTGCTCTACCCCACCATGTCGTCGCTGCGGCTGGTGGGAACCGATCTGCTGCAGGCGATCCCGCTCGTCGTGGCGGCAGCCATCGGCCACATCCTGATCACCGGAGTCGACTGGTCGGTGCTGATCCCGCTGATGATCGGCGGCAGCCTCGGAACGGCCCTGGGCGCCCGGCTGGCGAGCCTGGTCAACCAGTCGGTGATCCGGCGCGGCATCGTCATGGTGCTCACCCTCACCGGCCTGGGGATGCTCGGTGTCGACCCGACCTGGGTCGGCATCCTCGGCGCCGGGATGGTGATCCTCGGACCGGTGGTGTGGGGAGCGATCCGCCGCCAGCACGGGCTGCCGGCCTTCGACCATCTCGGGTCGGCCACCTCGGGCGACGACGACTGA